The uncultured Desulfuromonas sp. genome has a segment encoding these proteins:
- a CDS encoding sensor domain-containing diguanylate cyclase, translating into MTKRHDDAQLLEMLHRRNEELETLVQIGKTLTSTLDIEELSNLIIEKGNLLLKARAWSLLLLDDVSHDLIFDVVVSDVTTELKGQRLPMGEGIAGWVAQHREAVLAPDVTLDPRFNDCLERQVGFKANSVVCVPVQIQGQLLGVMQLVNGHDDDIFTHNDLTLLSAIADYIAIGISNARNFSRVRELVITDDLTGLYNARYFDDLLDVEIARAQRFDSTLSLVFIDLDYFKLVNDNHGHLVGSRMLAEIGQLLKSRIRTVDYGARYGGDEFVLILPQTSKKGAYDLVCSLRELVRSHVLLTEDGSEIRVTASFGIAAYPIDADNKIDLIRLADNMMYKVKQTTRDGVLMA; encoded by the coding sequence ATGACAAAACGGCATGATGATGCCCAGCTGCTTGAGATGCTGCATCGAAGAAATGAAGAGCTGGAAACCCTGGTGCAGATTGGCAAGACCCTCACCTCGACACTGGATATTGAGGAGCTTTCCAACCTGATTATTGAAAAGGGAAACCTGCTGCTCAAAGCACGTGCATGGTCGTTATTACTTCTCGACGACGTGAGCCACGATCTTATTTTTGACGTGGTCGTGTCGGATGTCACCACGGAGCTCAAAGGGCAGCGCCTGCCCATGGGCGAGGGCATTGCCGGTTGGGTGGCTCAGCATCGCGAGGCCGTGCTGGCTCCTGATGTTACCCTGGACCCCCGGTTTAACGACTGTCTGGAACGCCAGGTTGGCTTCAAGGCGAATTCGGTGGTGTGTGTGCCGGTCCAGATTCAAGGCCAGCTCCTCGGCGTGATGCAACTGGTTAATGGTCACGATGATGACATCTTTACGCACAACGACCTGACCCTGCTTTCCGCCATTGCCGACTATATTGCCATCGGCATCTCCAATGCCCGTAACTTCAGCCGCGTGCGCGAACTGGTCATTACCGATGATTTGACCGGTCTGTACAATGCTCGTTATTTCGACGATCTGCTTGACGTAGAAATCGCCCGGGCGCAGCGCTTTGATTCCACCTTGTCGCTGGTGTTTATCGATCTCGATTACTTCAAGCTGGTCAATGACAATCATGGCCACCTGGTCGGCAGTCGCATGCTCGCCGAGATCGGTCAATTGCTCAAGTCACGTATTCGCACGGTGGATTACGGCGCGCGCTATGGTGGTGATGAATTTGTCCTGATCCTGCCGCAGACGTCGAAAAAAGGCGCTTACGATCTGGTCTGCAGCCTGCGCGAGCTGGTACGCAGCCATGTGTTGCTGACGGAAGACGGCTCGGAGATCCGCGTGACCGCCAGTTTCGGCATTGCCGCTTATCCGATTGATGCCGATAACAAGATCGATTTGATCCGTCTGGCCGACAACATGATGTACAAGGTCAAACAGACCACCCGCGATGGCGTGCTGATGGCGTAA